Genomic window (Arcobacter aquimarinus):
AATTCTCTTCCAGCTATAATTTTTCTAGTGAAATCTTTTAATTGAGCTTTATTTGGTAATTCACCAACTAATAATAAATAAGCAACCTCTTCAAAGTTAGCTTTTAAAGCTAAATCTGCGATATCGTATCCTCTATAGTTAAGACCGTTTCCTAATCCACAAGTACAAATTGCTGATTGTCCAGCTGTAACACCCGCTAATCCACTCATATTTTCTCCTTAGTTTTTATTCAAATGTAGTTTTGTGTAAAGCTAATTACTTAGCTTTACCTTTTGAAAATAATTCATCCATTTTTTGCTCATAAGCATGGTAATTTAACATATCGTATAATTCCATTCTTGTTTGCATTGTATTAAGAACACCTTCTTGTGTACCTTTATCTTTTAATTCTTGGTATACAGCTAAAGCAGCTTTATTCATTGCTCTAAATGCTGATAATGGATATAAAACCATTGCAATACCAACAGATGCTAATTCTTCAGTTGTAAATAATGGAGTTGCACCAAATTCAGTAATGTTTGCTAATACAGGAACACTCATTTGCTCTGTAAATTCTTTGTACTCTTTTAAAGTGTGAACTGCTTCTGCAAAAATAGCATCAGCTCCAGCTTCAACGTAAGCTTTTGCTCTAGCAATTGCTGCTTCTTGACCTTCAGATGCATGTGCATCAGTTCTAGCAATGATGTAGAAATCAGGGTCTAATTGTTTTTTAGCATCAACAGCTGCTCTAATTCTGTCACACATTTCTTCAGTAGATACTAATTCTTTATTTGGTCTGTGTCCACATCTTTTTGCAGCAACTTGATCTTCAATATGCATACCAGCAGCACCAGATCTAATAAATTCTTTAACTGTTCTAGCAACATTAAATGCATGTCCCCAACCAGTATCAGCATCAACGATTAATGGAGTATCACAAATAGAAGTAATTCTTCTAATATCAATACATACATCTTCGATCATTGTCATACCTAAGTCTGGTAAACCGTAAGAAGCATTTGCAATACCTCCACCTGATAAGTAGATAGCTTTATGTCCTACTTTTGTAGCTTGTAATGCTTGGTAAGCATTAATTGTTCCTACGATTTGTAAAGGAGACTCTTCTTTTAAGGCTTCTCTAAATTTTTTTCCTGCGCTCATACACATCCTTTAAATTTAAGTTGAATATCATTATACATAATTTATACATTTAAGTATTGTATGATTTTTGGAAGATAAATCACAATTTATTTAAAAAAAAATAAAAAATGTACAATATTTGTTTTTTTTGTAAAAAATGGTACAATATACAAAAAAACAATTTAAGGTTGCTTATGAATTATAAAAATTCAATAGAAAAATTTATAGAAATTTTTAAACGATCAAATTTAAGTATTTCAAAATTTGCTTCTATGATAAATAAGGATAGAAGAACTGTAACATCGTGGATTGATAATATTACAGATGTTGAGCCAAATAAAGAAATAAAGGATAAAATTTGTCAGCTTTTTAGATATCCTGATTATATTTGGGAAGACGGATGTAATGGAGAAGAGTTTTTAAAATCAATTACTCAAATACCTCAAAAAGAGGTAAGAATTATTGATGAGGATTATTATGGACGATTAAAATATATAATGGAAATGGAAAGAAATAGAAGATTTGTTATTCAAGCACAATTTCCAGGACCTATGTATAGAGATTCTGCTGTACAAAAAGTGTACAAAAGTACAACAAGTCCAGATATAGAAGAATTAAAACAAGCAAGAATTGATCAAATGTTAAGATATGATTATGACACAACTGAATGGTATTCAATAAAATCAATTTTATCTTTTTGTTTTGCTAGTATTGGGAACTTTTATACAAAAGAAGAAAAAATAAAAATATTAGAATTAATATATGAATTATTCAATAATAATTACAATAAAAAGCTTTTTTTATTTGATTCATTTTCAAGAAAAATTTATGGAATGGAAACTACATATATTTCAATAAATGTAAAACAAAAAATTCTATTTTTTAAATCTCCAATTGAATCAGTTTTTATAGAAATTAGAAATAAGTCTTTAGTTGAAAGAATGCATAAATATTATAGTTCTCCTATTGAAGCTCCTTCTCATGTTAATTTTTTAGAATCTGTTAAAATTATAAAAATATTACAAGATGCTTTAAAATATGGAAATGATATAAAGCAAGCTTATGAAGCAATAAATCGTGAGACAAATTATGGAGAACTTTTTTATAATAATCTAAGTATAGATTTACAAAAAGAGGTATCTTCTCCAAAATTTGGACAAAAAAGAAATTAAGGAATAGATATGAAAATAGTTATTTTAGATAGGGCAACTTTGGGATTTGATATAAATATTGATATTTTTTCAAAATTCGGAAAACTTGTATCTTATGATATGACAAAAAATGATGAAACAAAACAAAGAATAAAAGATGCAGATATAGTTCTTACTAATAAAGTCGTTATTGGTAAAGATGAAATGGATAATTCAAAAGTAAAACTTATCTGTATAACTGCAACGGGTATGAATAATGTTGATTTAGAATATGCAAAGCAAAAAAATATTCAGGTTAAAAATGTAGCAGGATATTCAACTTCTAGTGTAGTTCAAGTTGCTTTTTCTATGATTTTTCAAATAGTAACAAAACTAAATTATTACAAAAGTTATGTGGACGAAGGAAGTTGGCAGAAATCAAATATTTTTACTCATATAGATGAACCATTTTATGAACTAGATAATAAAAGAGTTGGAATTATTGGTTTAGGAGAAATTGGTAGAGATTTTGCAAAAAAAGCATCTGCTTTTAATTGCGAAGTTATTTATTATTCAACAAGTGGGAAAAATTCTAATAGTAACTATAAGCAAGTGAGTTTAGATGAGTTATTGAAAACAAGTGATATTATTTCTATTCATGCACCTTTAAATGAAAATACTAAAAATTTATTAAATTATGAAAATATGAAAAATATAAAAGAGGGTGCAATTTTACTAAATCTTGGTCGAGGTGGAATTATAAATGAATCTGATTTAGCAAAAATCATAGATGAAAAAGAGATTTATTGCGGAATTGATGTTGTTTCGGTTGAGCCAATTTTAGAAGAAAATCCACTTTTAAAAGTTTCAAATAAAAACAGACTTTTATTAACTCCACATATTGGTTGGGCAAGTGTTGAAGCTAGAAATAGACTCGTAAAAATGGTTGCTAGAAATATTGAAGAGACTACTTTTTAGTCTCTTTTTTACCAAAGAAAAATCTAAATATTTTTTGAAAAAAAGATAATCTCTTTTTTTCAATTTTTTCTTTTACCTCTTTTGATAAATTTTCCAAATTTTTTGGTCTATAAAGTGTTTCTTCTAAAATTTCCACTATTTTTTCTCACCTAAAAAATTTTGAAGTTCTTTCATGGCTTCTTCATTTTTGATTGTAAATTTAATCTCTATTCTTCGTGAAGCATCTTTATCTTCAACTCCATTTTTATCTAATATTAAATCAGAAGATGACCTTCCACTTGAATTTACATAAGTGCTTAAAAGTTTTCTATCAATAATATTTGATTCATATAAAAACTGCATAACAGCATGAGCTCTTTGTTGTGATAAAGCAAGATTTGAAAGATATGTTCCGTCACTATTTGTATGTCCTTCAATAGTTATGCTTTCAATATATTTTTTTATATCTTTATCTCCAAGAAGAGTAGTTAAATATTTTTTCAAAGTATTACTTAACTCTTTTTTAGACTCTTCTTTTAATTTATACTCATTTTGGTCAAATAAAATATTTGAAGAGAATTTTATAGCTCCACTTTTTTCATCTACGTTTATGGATTTACCAAGTTTTTCTCTTAATTTTGCAATAACATTTAATTTAATTCCTGTTAAGTTTTTGATTTTTAGTTTTGCAACATCAAATTCTTCAACCATTTTTTGATGAATTTGAGTTTGAACAAGTAATTTATCAGCAAGTAATGTTAACTCTTCATCTTTTAAACTTATCATATTTGTTTTATCTAAAAGTTCAGTTGAGAGTTTTTCATTTTTATCTTTTTCATCTTTTATATTTAATTCATACTCTAAAAGAAGTGATTTTAATTTCTCTATCTCTGTAAGATTTAAAGAGAGTTTTTCCTCTTTTTCTTTTAAATCTTTTGAAGTTTTATCTAATTCATTTTTTGTTGTTTCATATAAATTTTTTGCTTTTGCAAGTTCATAAAAAAGTTTTGATTTAGCCTCTTCACTTGAATTTAAAGCTGCTTTTTCTTTTTCTAGTGTATTTTGAGTGTAAATATATTTTATTACAATAGCACCAATAACCAAAATAAAAACAAATAGTAATCCTGCCATTAAATCAGCATAAGATATCCAAAAGTTTTCATCATTTTTTTGTTCTTTATTGTACATTTTTTACTACTTTGATATTTCTTTAAATTCTTTAAAATCTTCTAAGATTTTAGTAGTTTCTTCATCAATCATTTCAAGTGAAGTTTTTAGTTTATTTGTAATATTCTCATCATATTCTTCAATACCTTTTTTAAACTTCCACTCCAGTTTTTCCATATCACTTTTCATAGTTTCAATACTTTTTACAATATTTGAGTATATTGCTTTTAAGTTATCAGAACTTAGATTATGCATATGTGAATTTAATTTCTCAATATTGTTATTTAAAAGTTCAGCATTTAAAGCATATAAATCTTTTTGTTTTTCAAAACTTTTTATAGTTGTATGCATATTTAAAGTCATGTCTTTTAGCATAAGTGATAATTTTTCATTATTGTCTATATTTTCACTAATTTTAGAAGATAAAATAAACTCTTTTTTTAGTATCTCTTCTAATACATCAAATCTTTGTTCAATTGATGAGTTGATATTATCTAAGATATTACTTGAAGTTAATTGATTAAATACTTCGCTCATTTTTGTAAAGTTATCTAAATTACTTTTAATATGAATTGATTCAATATCAACTTTTGTCCAAAAGAAATGTTTAGTTCCCTCTTTTATAATAAATGAATCATGTTCAAATCTACTCATTCCTATTTTTTCAAAAAATGTCCACCAGATTGATAAAAAAATACCATAAATAGAAACATAAAAGGCAGTTCCTACTCCTCCTAAAAGTGTAGAAATCTCTTTTTCTAAATCAGCTGAGTTTCCAGAGTTAAAATCAGGCATACTAAAAGCTATAGATATAAAAGTTCCTAAAATACCAAGAGTTGGAAAAATTCCTGATGCAATAGAAGAGAAATTTGTATTTCTTAAATTACTTGTATAATCTTGTAAAAAGTCATCAACACTTCCATTTGCTTTAGTTGTACCACCAATAGTTAATAAATTTTTATTTATATACTCTTTTAAATCATAAGCTAATTCATAATATTGAGTTTTAAATTTACAAGATACAAAATAGGCATTGTGTTTTACAAAAAATAGATAAATAAAAAATATAAAACCAATTAATATAACACTATGCATTTCTACTTTTAAAGGTAAAACACTTAAATAACATAATAAAATAATTCCAAAAAGTGCTGCTGGAACTGTAAGTAAAATGAAAATTCTCGAAAGAGGTTTACAAGTTGTGTAGAATTTTGAATTTAGTTCAATAAAATCGTCATCTGTGAACATAAAATATTCCTTTTTGTTGTCAATAGTTTAAAAATGGAAGTTTATCATATTATTATCTTAAAAGATAAATTTTAATACGCTCATCTTAGAATATAAATATATTTACAAGAATTAAAGGGTAAAATAAAGATAAAATTAAAAAAAGAGTAAAAAATTATTATGTTTAAAAACTTTTTAATTCTGTTGTTTATTTTATGTAATGTTTCTTTTGTATTTGCTTCTACAAAAAAATATACAATTAGTGTTTGTACAACTTCCAATATGCAAAATGCCTTAACTTGTAAAAAAAGAGTGCTTAAAAGTATGAGTGGTGAAGTTTTTATTGTAAAACAAAATTATAATAGATATTTTACTTATTTAAATCTATATGATAGTTATCAAGAGGCTAAAAATGAGATGAAAAATCTCTCTTCTTATGTAAAAAAACAAAAAGCATATATAAAACAAATAGATTATGAAGAAAAAGAAGAACTTAAAGAAAAAGTTATTGAAACAGTAATGGTGAAAGAAGAGAGCATAGCTGAAGTTAAAGAAGAAAAGATAAAACCAAAAGAGATAATTCCTTTGGCTTCTTCTCTTCCTTTGCTTGAAGATTTGAAATTAGTTAGTTCTTATAGATTTGAGGAAGAAAATACTCAAGAAAATATAAAAGAACAAATAGAAGATAGCGTAAAAATAGAGCAGATGGAAGAGCCAAAAGATTTAATAGTTTCAAAAGAAGAGATTCAATATGTGGAAGAATTAAGACAAATTAGTATGGATGAATTTGATAAAGAGAATGAAAAACAAAAACAAATAATTAAACCTAAAGAAGAAAAAAAGCCAAAAATAACAGTTTCTCAAAATATTCAAAATAATTTAGAATCTAAAAAATATGATGTTTCAGATTATGAGCAGTTGATTATTGAAGTTGATTCAAGCACAAACTATATGACTATAAAAGCAAAAGTTGATGATAAATTAGAAAAAATCAAAAATTATAGAGTTTCTACTGGAAAAGATAGTGTAAAAAAACCTTTTGGTGTAGGAAAAGTATCTCAAATTTCTTTAAATCCTGTTTGGTATCCAACGCAAGAAACTAAAAAAACTTTCAAAAAAAGAGGAATAAACCTTCCTTCAGTTGTTCCTCCGGGACATAAATATAACTATATGGGTGCAGCTAAAATAAATCTTACTCATATTGTTGATGGGAAAAGTACATATAGAATCCATGGAACTTTAAATGAAAAAACAATTGGAACAAATGAATCAGCAGGATGTATTAGAATGAAAAATAGTGAAGTTGTAGAATTAGCAAATTTAATAAATCAATTTTCAAGTATGAGAAGTTTGAGTGATGTTAAAGTTGTTTTGAAATAGATGAATACAAAATACCAAATACTAAAAGATATTTTCGGACACGATAAATTTAGAAGTTTTCAAGAAGAAGTTGTTGATTGCATTCTTAACAAACAAGATATTTTGACAATTTTGCCAACAGGTGGTGGAAAATCACTTTGTTATCAACTGCCAACTCTTCTTATGTCTGGAACTACTGTTGTAATCTCTCCATTAATTGCACTTATGCAAGACCAGATAAAAGCACTAAATGATTTGAATATTAGTGCAGATATGATAAGTTCAGCAACTTCAAATGATGAAAATAGTTTCACTCTTCAAAAGCTTTTAAATGGCGAATTAAAATTTATTTATGTTGCACCTGAAAGGTTCACTTCAAATGAGTTTGTATCAGTATTACAGCGAATAAATATAAACTATTTTGTAATAGATGAAGCCCACTGTGTTTCGGCTTGGGGACATGAGTTTAGAGCTGAGTATAGAAATCTTGATAGATTAAAAAGATTTTTTCCAAATACTGCAATTTGCGCATTTACTGCAACTGCTACAAAAAAAGTTGAAGCTGATATTGCTTCTTCTTTGAATTTGCAAAATCCTAGACACTTTAGAGCAAAAACCATAAGAAATAATCTTGATATAAAAGTTGAGCCACGAATCGCAAATGGGAAAACACAAATATTAAACTTCTTAAAAACTCACAAAGGTTTATGTGGAATTATCTACACTTTTACAAGAAAAGAAGCAGAATCAACAGCAGAGTTTTTGAGTGAAAATGGATATAGTGCAAAAGCTTATCATGCGGGACTTAGTAGTGATAAAAAAGATGAAGTTTTTAATGATTTTGTCTATGAAAAAATAGATATTGTAGTAGCAACCATCGCTTTTGGTATGGGAATTGATAAATCAAATATAAGGTTTGTAATACATACAAGTTTACCTAAAACTTTAGAAAACTACTATCAAGAGATAGGTCGAGCAGGACGAGATGGTGAGATGTCTTATGTTTATATGCTTTATTCAAAATCTGATGAAGTAAAAAGAAAACTACAAATAGAAGAAGCCATAGACAACTCTTATAAACAAACAGCTTTAGATAAATTGGAGTTTATGTATAGATATTGTGTTAGTAATAATTGTCGTCATAAGATGATAGCAGGTTATTTTGAAGATGAGATAGAAGCTTGTAAAACTCTATGTGATAACTGTACAAAAGGTGAAGTTGAACTTATAGATGTAAGTGTTGATGCTCAAAAACTTTTAAGTGCCATTTATCGAACTGAACAAAGATTTGGATTAAATCATATTATTGATATTTTAAGAGGTTCAAAAAATCAAAAGATTTTAGAGTTTGGACATGAAAAACTAAATGTTTATAATCTAGGTGTTGAAAAGAGTAAAAATGAATGGATTGCAATCGCAGATAAACTAATAGATATAGAAGCTCTAAGTTTAGGAGAGTTTAGAGCTTTGAAAATAAGTTCTTTAGGTTTAGAAATTCTAAAAGGTAAAGAGAAACTTTTTATTGATAGTGATAAACTAGGAATTGCTTCAAAAATCCAAGAAGAAGAGACTGAGCTTACTTTTGATGAGTTGATTTATGAAAGATTTAGAACTTTACGAAAAGAGATAGCTTTACAAAGTGAAATTCCAGCTTATGTTATATTTGGTGATAAGACTTTAAAAGAGTTTGCTTTAAAACTTCCAATAACAAAAGATGAAATGTTAAATATAAATGGTGTTGGTCTTGTAAAATATGAAAAATATGGAGAAGATTTTTTGAATTTATCTAAAGAGATAAAAGAAGAATTCAAAGAAAAACTTGAACAAAAAGAGCCATTAAAAAAACTCACAAAAACATATCTTGAAACTTTTGAACTTTTAAATGAAGGAAAAAGTGTAGAGGAAATTGCACAAATTAGAGATTTGGGCTTAACTTCAATTCTGGGGCATATTTCAGTTTTATTTGAGCATGAAAAAATCTCAAAAGAGAAAAAGGAAGAGTTATTAAAACCTCTTGAAATTTCTAAAGAGATTAGAAACTGGATAGAAGAGGGATTAAAATTAGATACACTAAAAGAGTTAAGACAAAAACTTTATTTATATGAATATTTATCAAAGGAGTTGTAAATGAGATTTGAAGATATAGATTTTAATAAACTTTATATAGAACAGAAAGAGGCTTCAACTTTTAAACAAAAAAGTAAAGAAGCTTGGGATATAAAAGCTGATTCTATGAATAAAAGAGTTCACAAATCAATTTATAATGAACAGTTTTTAAAGCTTCTAAATCTTGAGAAAATAGATACTTTACTTGATATTGGCTGTGGAGTTGGAAACATATCTTTAAAACTTGCACCAAAACTTTCAAAAGTATATTGTTTAGATTATTCAACTAAAATGTTGGAATTATTAAATGAAAATGCAAAAAAACAAAACATCAATAATATTACAACAATAAATAAATCTTGGTATGATTCATGGGATGATATTTCTAATGCTGATTTAGTTATAGCTTCACGTTCTATGGAAGTAAAGAATATGAAAGAAGCTTTGGAAAAATTAAATAATAAAGCAAATAAAAAAGTTGTGATTTCATATAAAGTTGGTGGGTCGTTTGTAAGTGATGAGATATTAGATGTTTTACAAAAAGATATTATAAAAAAACCTGATTATATATATGTTTTAAATATTCTTTATAATATGGGAATAAATGCAAGTTTAAATTTTGTTCAAAGTGAAGGAAGAGGAACAATTTATACTTCAAAAGAGAAATTTATCGAATCAGTCTCTTGGAGTATAGGAAGTTTAAGATCTGATGAGATTAAAAAACTTGAAGATTATTATGATAATTTGGATGAAAATAAAAAATTTAAAGAGGACTTTGTTTCTTGGGCTATTATCTCTTGGGATAAATAGCTTTATTTCTCAAACCACTTTTTGTTAAAATCTTTTAAAGATTCGGGATAATATCTATGTTTTGGAATATTATTTATAATTAGTGCAATAATTAATAAAATAAAAGCTCCTGTTGTTACAGGAAATAAAATATATAAAAAACCTAAATCATGAATCTGTTCACTTCCAATAACAGCAATCAATGCTGTAGCTCCCCCTGGAGGATGTAATGTTAGTGTTAATTGCATCATTAAAATTGAAGTAGAAACTGCAACTGCTGAAGCAAAAAGTAAATTAAAAGAAAAAAGTTTAAAACAAATTACACCTATTATTGCAGAAATTAAGTGTCCACCTATTAAATTTCTTGGTTGAGATAGAGGTGAGTTTACTGCTCCATAAACTAAAACAGCACTCGCTCCAAATGAACCTACAAGCAAAGTTAGGTCTTTATCATTTAAAATATCACTATGAAAATATGAGATTGCTAAAATCCCTAAAAATGAACCAATCCACGACCAAATGAGATTTGATTTTTCTAGTGGTTCAGAATTTATTTTTTTGAATTGTTTAAAAAACTTTTGCATAGGGCATATTATCAAAAAATATTTTTTTGATAAATGACCTAAATCAAATTATAAGATATTTAATTGGTGAGCTAAATCAGCTGCTATTCTTTCATAATTTCTAACAGCTAAAAGTCTTTTTTGTCCATTTATTCCCACTTGTGCAACTTCATCTTTTGATAGATTTATGATATATTCTAACTTTTCTTTTATTGAATTTTCATTGAAATCACAAAACCATGCACTAATATTATCTTCAAAAATTGAACTATTATTTTCATTATCACTCATAATACAAGGAACTGCACTTGAATAATAATCCAAAACTTTCATAGGAGTTGAACTATTAAATAAAGCGATATTTGGAAGTACAGCTAAACCTATATCTGAAATAGCTATTAAATTTAGTAATTCCTGTCTTGTTTTTGCGTCATAAACTTCAATATTATCTTTTAATTTTGGAAAATCATCTAAAATAGTCTCTAAATATTCAGGGTCTTTTGTAGAAATCATAAGTTTATAGTTTGTACTTTTGATATTACTAAATGCTTTTAAAACCGTTTCAAATTCTCTTAATTTATCTAAAGTTCCTGCATAAAAAAATCTTTTTTCATCTTTTTCATGTTGAATATTTTCATGTAAATTATCAGGGTCAATTGCAGATGGAATTACAAATGTTCTTGTTTTTACATCTTTAAAATAGTCATTTTTCATTTGAAATGATGTAGGTAAAAAAATGTCACATTCATTTATCAGATTTATTTCTGTATAAGTTTGAATTTTATTTGAAATAATATCAAAAAGGGTTTTTTTATTATTTGCTTCATCTGTTTGAAGTTTTGCAATTCTTTTTGGAAAAGAGAGTCTAAATCCTACTTTGTAGTTATATTTATCTTTTCTTTTTAAAACCTCTTTTAGTAAATTAATATTATTTCTAACAACCACAAAAGAGTATTCACTTATATTTATGCCATTAATAGCAAGTTCATCAAGAAGATTTATTGATAAATTTTCAGGAACAATAATAGTACCATTGTCTTTTTTTTCTATTACTGTTTTTGATTTTGAAAAAAATATTGTATTTATATCAAAATGTTTATTTAAATATTTTTGAAATAAAGGTCCTATAAAACTATGGTCTGTATGTTCATTTTGATCAGTTACATATAAAAATTTATTCATTTTTTGCTCCTTATTATAAAAGAAAATTTTAACTGCAAAATGTTGCAATAAAGAAGCATTTATTTTAAATAATTAATAGAGTTTTCCATATAAGTCAATATGTGTTAAATAGACTCTTAAATCAAATTCAACTTGGTGATAAGAAGGCATCATAAAAGTGCAAAGATTATAAAAAGCTTTATCATGTTCTCTTTCTTTAAAGTGAGCAAGTTCATGAACTACAATCATTTGTAAAAACTCTTCGGGCATATTTTTAAATATGGTTGCAACTCTGATTTCATTTTTTGATTTAAGTTTTCCTCCTTGAACTCTTGAAACTATTGAGTGCATTCCTAAAGCATTATTAATTACATTTATTTTTCCATCGTACATTACTTTTGAAACTTGATATTTTTTAAAGTATTCGTTTTTAAAATCCATCACATAAGAGTATAAAGTTTTGTCATTTGTATAATTATGTGCAATTGGATATTTAGTTTTTATATATGAAGATAATTTTTCTTTTTCTATTAAAACTTTGATTTTATCTTGTAAATCTTTTGGATAGTGGTTTAAATATTTCATAGATAAATTATAAGCTTAATATTTCTAATGGATTTGGTTTATTATTTCGTATTATTTGTGCAATTTTATATTCTCTTTCTTTTTTTATAGAGCTGTAATTTTCCAAAATATCTTCATACCAAGATAATACTTTTTCATAGGTTTTACTTGCTAATGTAGAAACACCATCATCTAAAATATCTTTAAAATATTTTATCTTATCTTTTAGATATTCTTCTATATTATTTTCTTTGATTTTTTTAAAACCAAAAGATTTTCCTTCATCATCAATCTTTTCATCCCATGCAACAACTGATTGAATAGCAAAGGAACCAGTTATTGCAGCCATAAAAAGTACAGTCTCTTTTTCATCTTTTAAGGTTTTTAATTTTTCAAAAATAGCTTTATTAAAATCTTCATTATCACTTATTAAAGAAGTTGCCATAAAACTACTTACTTTGTAGCTAGAACGAATTAATGATGCATCATAAACATTGCCATTTTCATCCTCTTCCATTATAAGTTCTTTGAGTTTTTTTACTTCTTCGTAAGAAAGAGATAGAATCTCTTTTTCTGAAATATATCTATCTTCAACAATAGAAAAGATTTTATTTATTTCTTTTTCATTGAAAGAAACT
Coding sequences:
- a CDS encoding HPP family protein — translated: MQKFFKQFKKINSEPLEKSNLIWSWIGSFLGILAISYFHSDILNDKDLTLLVGSFGASAVLVYGAVNSPLSQPRNLIGGHLISAIIGVICFKLFSFNLLFASAVAVSTSILMMQLTLTLHPPGGATALIAVIGSEQIHDLGFLYILFPVTTGAFILLIIALIINNIPKHRYYPESLKDFNKKWFEK
- a CDS encoding glycosyltransferase — protein: MNKFLYVTDQNEHTDHSFIGPLFQKYLNKHFDINTIFFSKSKTVIEKKDNGTIIVPENLSINLLDELAINGINISEYSFVVVRNNINLLKEVLKRKDKYNYKVGFRLSFPKRIAKLQTDEANNKKTLFDIISNKIQTYTEINLINECDIFLPTSFQMKNDYFKDVKTRTFVIPSAIDPDNLHENIQHEKDEKRFFYAGTLDKLREFETVLKAFSNIKSTNYKLMISTKDPEYLETILDDFPKLKDNIEVYDAKTRQELLNLIAISDIGLAVLPNIALFNSSTPMKVLDYYSSAVPCIMSDNENNSSIFEDNISAWFCDFNENSIKEKLEYIINLSKDEVAQVGINGQKRLLAVRNYERIAADLAHQLNIL
- a CDS encoding YgjP-like metallopeptidase domain-containing protein; amino-acid sequence: MKYLNHYPKDLQDKIKVLIEKEKLSSYIKTKYPIAHNYTNDKTLYSYVMDFKNEYFKKYQVSKVMYDGKINVINNALGMHSIVSRVQGGKLKSKNEIRVATIFKNMPEEFLQMIVVHELAHFKEREHDKAFYNLCTFMMPSYHQVEFDLRVYLTHIDLYGKLY